GGTTCAAGGCGGCTCCAGGGGTCCAGGCCGAGCTCGTCGAGCAGGAACCCGATCGGTTCTTCGTGCCTCCCTACGTGGGCCCGCGGGGCTGGGTGGGCCTGAGGCTGGACGTAGACCTCGACTGGGACGAGGTGGCCGTGGTGGTGGAGGAGTCCTGGCGCCTGACCGCTCCGAAGCGGCTCATCGTCGACCGGAGGCAATGACGTAGCCGCCGGTCAATACGGATCCTGCTCGTCGAGCAGCATCCGCAGGCACTCGGTGACCCCTCCGGCCAGGTAGAGGTCGCTCCCCGTCGGCAGGGCCCCGCGTTCCTCCAGGCGGTTGACGACCCGAACCACGATCGCGCAGTACCGGGCTGCGCCGAAGACCTCCTGCCACCACACGCCCTCGGGCCGGCGACCCAGCGCCTCCGCATACAGGCCGACCAGGTCCTCCCGGGTGGGCTCGCCATCCAGACGTGGGTTCCCACAAGCCTCGTGGATCCACCGGTCGAAGCTCAGGAACCATCCGAGGTCGAACTCCGCCGGGGCGATGGCCACCCCCTCGAAGTCGGTCAGGCAGACCGGCGTGGCGTCCTCCCAGAAGATGTTCCCCAGCCGACAGTCGCCCCAGCAGAGGGCCGGCGGCCCGTCGAACGGGACGTCGGCCCTGAGCTTCCGCCACCCCTCGGTCAGGATCGGATGTGGACGCCCGCGCAATTCAACCGAGGCGAACTCCTCCCACAGGTCCAGTTGACGGAGGTTCGTGGGCTGAAATCCCTCCGGGACGAGGTCGCCGAGGCCGGCTGCCATCCAGTCGACCCGGTTCACCGTGGCGATGGTCCGCACAGCCGCCTCGTTCATGGCCCGCCGGCGCTCCGGCGTGGCCTCCGCGTAGAAGCCCTCAGCCACGTACGCCGGGTCCTCCCGCGGAATGTCGCCAGCCACGAAGCCGGTCACGAAGAATGGCCCTCCCAGGACGTCCACACCAGGCTCGAAACCGATGGGCGGTGCGACGGGCAAGTCGGAGTGGTCCTGCAGGCTCCGCAGCACGCGCCACTGCAACCCGACCTCGACGGTGGCCGCCGGCGACTGTGCCGGGTAGATGGCCGGCTCCGGCGGCTCACGTCGAACG
The sequence above is drawn from the Acidimicrobiales bacterium genome and encodes:
- a CDS encoding phosphotransferase family protein; amino-acid sequence: MPDLFRSPPDDDLDLRALEAWLVDRLADDGVDAVRLAAPDRPEGGYSGDTLILPAVLLRDGWEVEETFVVRREPPEPAIYPAQSPAATVEVGLQWRVLRSLQDHSDLPVAPPIGFEPGVDVLGGPFFVTGFVAGDIPREDPAYVAEGFYAEATPERRRAMNEAAVRTIATVNRVDWMAAGLGDLVPEGFQPTNLRQLDLWEEFASVELRGRPHPILTEGWRKLRADVPFDGPPALCWGDCRLGNIFWEDATPVCLTDFEGVAIAPAEFDLGWFLSFDRWIHEACGNPRLDGEPTREDLVGLYAEALGRRPEGVWWQEVFGAARYCAIVVRVVNRLEERGALPTGSDLYLAGGVTECLRMLLDEQDPY